The Rhineura floridana isolate rRhiFlo1 chromosome 15, rRhiFlo1.hap2, whole genome shotgun sequence genome window below encodes:
- the UPK1A gene encoding uroplakin-1a, which translates to MAEKGSPFVVGLLVMGNVIIMLAGLALYAESVWVTADPYKVYPIMGVSGKDDVYAGAWISIFTGFCFFCVCVFGIISLVRGNRLMVLLYLVLILVVYMFECASCITSYTHRDYVVSNSRLITKQMLTFYSADSYQGRELTRMWDRFMMEQQCCGTNDPMDWVNYTSVFRARYPEVVAPWPFYCCKRDHNFIIINEEGCRLGHVDYINTKGCFEHIKHAVQSYAWGVSWFGFAILMLTCPVVLLAIYHYATM; encoded by the exons ATGGCGGAGAAGGGGTCACCTTTTGTCGTGGGGCTGTTGGTGATGGGCAATGTGATTATCATG CTTGCAGGACTGGCACTTTATGCCGAATCTGTCTGGGTAACAGCTGATCCATACAAAGTGTACCCCATTATGGGAGTGTCGGGCAAAGACGACGTCTATGCGGGTGCCTGGATCTCCATTTTCACTGGTTTTTGCTTCTTCTGCGTCTGCGTCTTTGGCATTATCAGCCTCGTGCGTGGCAACCGCCTGATGGTATTGTTG TATCTGGTGCTGATTCTGGTTGTCTACATGTTTGAGTGTGCATCTTGCATCACGTCCTACACACACCGTGATTAT gtGGTTTCAAATTCCAGATTAATAACCAAACAGATGTTGACCTTCTACTCAGCCGACTCCTACCAAGGCCGGGAGCTCACCCGTATGTGGGATCGGTTCATGATGGAG CAACAATGCTGTGGCACCAATGATCCCATGGACTGGGTGAACTACACCTCAGTCTTTAGAGCCAGGTACCCAGAGGTGGTGGCACCCTGGCCTTTCTATTGCTGCAAGCGTGATCATAACTTCATCATAATCAACGAAGAGGGCTGCAGACTGGGCCATGTTGACTACATCAACACTAAG gGCTGCTTTGAGCACATCAAGCATGCAGTGCAGAGCTACGCCTGGGGCGTCTCTTGGTTTGGCTTTGCCATCCTTATGCTCACG TGTCCTGTTGTTCTTCTGGCTATATACCACTACGCCACAATGTAA